One Mangifera indica cultivar Alphonso chromosome 4, CATAS_Mindica_2.1, whole genome shotgun sequence genomic region harbors:
- the LOC123214541 gene encoding protein SDA1 homolog isoform X2: protein MSTQHVIDGLTPESLSASGRSSEKLSLPILQSKMKCDPDGYETELTLIYKQFNSALDLFQQQAALNFGSISGVGGDHTIAKDLGDRAMFLAHVTPFYRKQLADFPSQLAEFLKSSAATLPSGLRCHVTQALILLVNRKIVDTQDILALFMELQTLGDRNLRKLAFSHVVHSIKRMNQKHKNEPKNRALQNIVFSILQAEDETRAKRALTTLCELHRRKVWFDDRTANAICKACFHSSSRIMIAALSFLLDYEDIEDDDDSDASSDEDDVTTHTPQAILSKEAVYKAHHKGTTSSKKKKKAKLQRAMRSMKKQQRLSSEKNSTSYYSPLNHLIDAQGFAEKLFSRLQTCNERFEPHQRDITNLLAAAVQACHDMVPPDAVEPLFKQIVNQFVHDRSRTEAIAVGLNVVREICLRMPLLMTEDLLQDLVLYKKSHEKAVSAAARSLVTLFREVCPSLLVKKDRGRPVDPKARPRAYGEVSVASDVPGVELLQHDEDSDGSGDDTDESTFGGSDDNHDNYGKTTVDIDEESQLHSDGTGNEEDDGEGDDTVDEDDDDGNVGDEDDGISVSDDDDNSDNEDEDVETEEDEELEEGNGVPKNYDNDAGNSGLVSKESKARKRKYSDFDEQLIASDTSLRALKKLAEAKIGHASSDSADGILSNEDFQRIKELKAKKDAKLALAQQGFKVPSSDQLSVKRVDPAKLEAHVRQKLSKEERLALVRAGREDRGKFMARTAVKQKKTGGLSNRQKEHKKAMPLAAKRAKAAKSREEKKKKHNRSGKQFRGRKAWK, encoded by the exons ATGTCAACTCAGCACGTCATCGACGGCCTCACGCCGGAGTCGCTCTCGGCCTCCGGCCGAAGCTCTGAGAAATTAAGTTTACCAATACTACAATCGAAAATGAAATGCGACCCGGATGGCTACGAAACGGAGCTCACACTCATTTACAAGCAATTCAATTCGGCTCTCGATCTCTTCCAGCAGCAAGCAGCTCTCAACTTCGGCTCTATCAGTGGCGTTGGTGGTGATCACACCATAGCAAAAGACCTCGGTGACCGCGCTATGTTTTTAGCGCATGTCACGCCCTTTTATCGTAAGCAACTCGCTGACTTCCCAAGTCAGCTCGCTGAATTCTTAAAATCGTCTGCAGCAACGTTACCCTCGGGGCTTAGGTGCCACGTTACTCAAGCGCTTATTCTTCTTGTTAATCGAAAG ATAGTTGATACCCAAGACATCCTTGCGTTGTTCATGGAGCTTCAAACCCTAGGTGATAGGAATCTGAGGAAGTTGGCATTTTCGCATGTTGTTCATAGCATTAAGCGCATGAATCAGAAGCATAAAAATGAGCCCAAGAATCGAGCACTTCAGAATATTGTGTTTTCAATTCTACAG GCAGAGGATGAAACAAGAGCCAAGAGGGCGCTTACTACTCTATGTGAACTTCACCGGAGAAAGGTGTGGTTTGATGATAGAACAGCTAATGCTATCTGTAAAGCGTGTTTTCATTCATCATCAAG GATCATGATAGCTGCGCTATCATTTCTTCTTGACTATGAGGatattgaagatgatgatgatagtGATGCTTCAAGTGATGAAGATGATGTGACTACTCACACACCACAAGCCATCCTTAGTAAGGAAGCTGTCTATAAG GCGCACCATAAAGGTACAACATCtagcaagaaaaaaaagaaggcaAAACTACAGCGTGCCATGCGTAGCATGAAAAAGCAGCAACGCCTGTCATCAGAAAAGAACTCTACAAGTTATTACTCTCCTCTTAATCATCTAATTGATGCACAG GGATTTGCTGAGAAGCTATTTTCTCGTCTTCAAACTTGCAATGAACGTTTTGAG CCTCATCAACGTGATATCACCAATTTACTTGCCGCTGCTGTTCAGGCTTGCCATGATATG GTGCCTCCTGATGCTGTTGAACCTTTATTCAAACAGATTGTGAATCAATTTGTACATGATCGTTCACGTACAGAG GCCATTGCTGTTGGGCTGAATGTCGTTAGGGAAATTTGTCTGCGAATGCCTCTG TTGATGACAGAAGACTTGCTGCAAGATCTTGTATTATACAAGAAATCACATGAGAAGGCAGTTTCAGCTGCAGCTCGTTCGCTTGTCACTTTGTTTAGAGAG GTTTGCCCTTCATTGCTGGTGAAGAAGGATCGTGGGCGCCCTGTTGACCCTAAGGCAAGGCCTAGAGCATATGGAGAAGTCAGTGTTGCTAGCGATGTTCCCGGTGTTGAGTTGTTACAACATGATGAAGACAGTGATGGTAGTGGGGATGACACTGATGAATCCACATTTGGTGGCTCTGATGACAATCATGATAATTATGGTAAGACCACTGTTGATATTGATGAAGAAAGTCAATTGCATAGTGATGGTACTGGAAATGAGGAAGATGATGGTGAAGGTGATGATACagtagatgaagatgatgatgatggtaaTGTTGGTGATGAAGATGATGGTATTAGTGtcagtgatgatgatgataatagtGATAATGAGGATGAGGATGTAGAGACAGAGGAAGACGAGGAACTTGAAGAAGGTAATGGTGTTCCTAAAAATTATGACAATGATGCTGGAAATAGCGGACTAGTTTCTAAAGAATCTAAAGcaaggaagagaaaatattctgATTTTGATGAACAACTTATTGCGTCTGATACTAGTCTTCGGGCTCTAAAGAAATTGGCGGAAGCAAAAATAGGTCATGCCTCTTCTGACTCAGCTGATGGTATTCTTTCTAATGAAGACTTCCAAAGGATCAAGGAACTGAAG GCAAAGAAAGATGCAAAGCTTGCTTTGGCTCAGCAAGGATTCAAGGTTCCAAGTTCAGATCAACTCAGCGTTAAGCGTGTGGACCCAGCCAAGCTTGAA GCTCATGTACGGCAAAAGTTAAGCAAGGAAGAAAGGCTTGCATTAGTTAGAGCAGGTAGGGAGGACAGAGGGAAATTTATGGCTCGAACTGCTGTAAAACAGAAAAAG ACGGGTGGTTTGAGCAATCGGCAGAAGGAGCACAAGAAGGCTATGCCCCTTGCTGCCAAAAGAGCCAAGGCAGCTAAATCTCgtgaggagaagaagaaaaagcacAACCGATCTGGCAAGCAGTTCCGGGGAAGGAAAGCCTGGAAATGA
- the LOC123214542 gene encoding oxysterol-binding protein-related protein 1D-like produces MNPLCCIAPVSIDRDRANPVVAKSTSHCQLGLETDSVKTVKSSFSAQVSSVGTDSDKSSAANAVVELVAESGESKLYGGNGGGVSASVAGILYKWVNYGKGWRSRWFVLEDGVLSYYKIHGPDKILMSPARDDSVKVIGVDSVRFLRKANWNSYRPGLAARQCKPFGEIHLKVSSVRASKSDDKRLTIFTGTKTLHLRCISREDRTLWIEALQTAKDLFPRGLTSSDFSPSEDIVVSTEKLRQRLLQEGISEAAIKDCESIMLSEHSVLQNQLNSLQRKHMILLETLKRLETEKIELEATVVDETKERESFCGQGNRRYSDFYSVMSEGSGSDSEADNESHDGADVETDEDDGTFFDTNDFLSSEYLRSASYQSRESLGNACIYEKELFLSDRLRGVASEVRLIKYPYVKRRDNLPEPKEKEKPVGLWSIIKDNIGKDLSGVCLPVYFNEPLSSLQKCFEDLEYSYLVDLALEWGKQGNDLMRILNIAAFAVSGYASTEGRQCKPFNPLLGETYEADYPDKGLRFFSEKVSHHPMIVACHCKGRGWKFWADSNLKGKFWGRSIQLDPVGVLTLQFEDGETFQWSKVTTSIYNIILGKIYCDHYGTMRIKGSGNYSCKLKFKEQSIIDRNPHQVHGFVQDNRSGEKVAMLVGKWDEAMYYVLGDPTTKPKGYDPMTEAVLLWERGKSVTKTRYNLTPFAISLNELTPGLLDKLPPTDSRLRPDQRHLENGEYELANAEKLRLEQLQRQARKMQERGWQPRWFQKDEDGCYQYKGGYWEQREEKNWDGISDIFGQSSDSPSILVEE; encoded by the exons ATGAATCCTCTATGCTGCATTGCTCCCGTTTCGATCGATCGGGATCGGGCCAACCCGGTGGTTGCTAAATCGACGAGTCATTGTCAGCTAGGGCTTGAAACGGACTCCGTTAAGACTGTTAAATCGAGTTTTTCAGCTCAGGTATCTTCGGTTGGTACAGATTCCGATAAATCTTCAGCGGCTAATGCTGTTGTTGAGCTAGTAGCGGAATCAGGAGAGTCAAAGTTGTACGGTGGAAATGGCGGAGGCGTCAGTGCCAGCGTGGCAGGTATTTTGTACAAGTGGGTGAATTACGGTAAAGGGTGGAGGTCAAGATGGTTCGTGCTTGAAGATGGAGTGCTGTCGTATTACAAGATTCATGGACCGGATAAGATTTTGATGAGTCCAGCTAGAGACGACAGTGTAAAAGTAATCGGAGTTGATTCGGTTAGGTTTTTGAGAAAGGCTAACTGGAACAGTTACCGTCCGGGCTTAGCAGCTCGGCAGTGCAAGCCATTCGGTGAAATTCATTTGAAG GTATCTTCAGTCCGTGCAAGCAAGTCAGATGACAAAAGGCTTACCATATTCACAGGAACAAAGACACTTCACTTACGTTGTATATCTAGAGAGGACAGAACTCTCTGGATTGAAGCACTACAGACTGCTAAAGATCTTTTCCCTAGAGGGTTGACGAGCAGTGATTTTTCACCTTCTGAAGATATTGTTGTTTCAACTGAGAAACTACGACAACGATTATTGCAAGAAGGCATTAGTGAGGCAGCTATTAAAGACTGTGAGTCTATTATGCTCTCTGAACACTCGGTCCTGCAAAACCAGCTAAATTCTCTTCAACGTAAGCATATGATTCTATTAGAGACATTGAAGCGACTAGAG ACAGAGAAAATTGAGCTGGAAGCTACTGTAGTGGATGAGACAAAGGAGCGTGAGTCTTTCTGTGGACAAGGGAATAGGAGATATAGTG ATTTCTATTCTGTCATGTCTGAGGGCAGTGGAAGTGATTCTGAAGCAGATAACGAAAGTCATGATGGAGCAGATGTTGAAACGGATGAAGACGATGGAACATTTTTTGATACAAATGATTTTTTGTCTTCAGAGTATCTAAGAAGCGCTTCTTATCAGAGTAGGGAATCTTTGGGAAATGCTTgcatatatgaaaaagaattatTCCTTTCTGATCGTTTACGAGGTGTTGCAAGTGAAGTCAGGCTAATAAAATATCCATATGTTAAAAGAAGGGATAATTTGCCAGAACCCAAGGAAAAAGAGAAGCCGGTTGGCCTATGGTCAATTATCAAGGACAATATTGGAAAGGATTTATCTGGAGTTTGTCTCCCTGTTTATTTTAATGAACCACTTTCTTCACTGCAGAAGTGCTTTGAGGATTTGGAATATTCATACTTGGTCGATCTAGCATTGGAATGGGGAAAGCAG GGAAATGACTTGATGAGAATTTTGAACATTGCGGCTTTTGCTGTATCTGGCTATGCATCAACAGAAGGCCGGCAGTGCAAACCCTTCAATCCTCTTCTTGGAGAGACCTATGAGGCTGACTATCCAGATAAAGGACTTCGCTTTTTTTCTGAGAAG GTGAGTCACCATCCGATGATTGTTGCTTGTCACTGTAAGGGAAGAGGTTGGAAATTCTGGGCAGACTCCAATCTCAAAGGCAAATTTTGGGGGCGGTCTATTCAGCTTGACCCTGTTGGTGTCCTAACCCTGCAGTTTGAAGATGGTGAGACCTTCCAGTGGAGCAAGGTCACCACATCCATATACAATATCATTCTTGGGAAAATTTATTGCGATCATTATGGTACCATGCGTATTAAGGGCAGTGGGAACTACTCCTGCAAACTCAAGTTCAAGGAACAGTCTATTATAGACCGAAATCCCCATCAG GTTCACGGATTTGTGCAAGACAATAGAAGCGGAGAGAAAGTGGCGATGTTGGTGGGTAAGTGGGATGAAGCTATGTACTATGTGCTGGGAGATCCAACTACGAAGCCGAAGGGGTATGATCCGATGACTGAAGCTGTGTTGCTTTGGGAAAGAGGCAAATCTGTTACCAAGACAAGATACAATCTCACTCCTTTTGCGATATCCTTGAATGAACTGACTCCTGGCTTATTGGATAAATTGCCTCCAACTGATTCAAGGCTGAGGCCAGATCAGAGACACTTAGAGAATGGAGAATATGAGTTAGCAAATGCTGAAAAGCTGAGGCTAGAACAGTTGCAGAGACAG GCAAGGAAGATGCAAGAGAGGGGATGGCAGCCAAGATGGTTTCAGAAGGATGAAGATGGTTGCTATCAATATAAAGGCGGGTACTGGGAACAAAGAGAGGAGAAGAACTGGGATGGAATTTCTGATATATTTGGCCAGAGCAGCGATTCACCTTCTATATTGGTGGAAGAGTAA
- the LOC123214541 gene encoding protein SDA1 homolog isoform X1, with protein MSTQHVIDGLTPESLSASGRSSEKLSLPILQSKMKCDPDGYETELTLIYKQFNSALDLFQQQAALNFGSISGVGGDHTIAKDLGDRAMFLAHVTPFYRKQLADFPSQLAEFLKSSAATLPSGLRCHVTQALILLVNRKIVDTQDILALFMELQTLGDRNLRKLAFSHVVHSIKRMNQKHKNEPKNRALQNIVFSILQAEDETRAKRALTTLCELHRRKVWFDDRTANAICKACFHSSSRIMIAALSFLLDYEDIEDDDDSDASSDEDDVTTHTPQAILSKEAVYKAHHKGTTSSKKKKKAKLQRAMRSMKKQQRLSSEKNSTSYYSPLNHLIDAQGFAEKLFSRLQTCNERFEVKMMLLKVIARTIGLHRLILLNFYPFLQKYVQPHQRDITNLLAAAVQACHDMVPPDAVEPLFKQIVNQFVHDRSRTEAIAVGLNVVREICLRMPLLMTEDLLQDLVLYKKSHEKAVSAAARSLVTLFREVCPSLLVKKDRGRPVDPKARPRAYGEVSVASDVPGVELLQHDEDSDGSGDDTDESTFGGSDDNHDNYGKTTVDIDEESQLHSDGTGNEEDDGEGDDTVDEDDDDGNVGDEDDGISVSDDDDNSDNEDEDVETEEDEELEEGNGVPKNYDNDAGNSGLVSKESKARKRKYSDFDEQLIASDTSLRALKKLAEAKIGHASSDSADGILSNEDFQRIKELKAKKDAKLALAQQGFKVPSSDQLSVKRVDPAKLEAHVRQKLSKEERLALVRAGREDRGKFMARTAVKQKKTGGLSNRQKEHKKAMPLAAKRAKAAKSREEKKKKHNRSGKQFRGRKAWK; from the exons ATGTCAACTCAGCACGTCATCGACGGCCTCACGCCGGAGTCGCTCTCGGCCTCCGGCCGAAGCTCTGAGAAATTAAGTTTACCAATACTACAATCGAAAATGAAATGCGACCCGGATGGCTACGAAACGGAGCTCACACTCATTTACAAGCAATTCAATTCGGCTCTCGATCTCTTCCAGCAGCAAGCAGCTCTCAACTTCGGCTCTATCAGTGGCGTTGGTGGTGATCACACCATAGCAAAAGACCTCGGTGACCGCGCTATGTTTTTAGCGCATGTCACGCCCTTTTATCGTAAGCAACTCGCTGACTTCCCAAGTCAGCTCGCTGAATTCTTAAAATCGTCTGCAGCAACGTTACCCTCGGGGCTTAGGTGCCACGTTACTCAAGCGCTTATTCTTCTTGTTAATCGAAAG ATAGTTGATACCCAAGACATCCTTGCGTTGTTCATGGAGCTTCAAACCCTAGGTGATAGGAATCTGAGGAAGTTGGCATTTTCGCATGTTGTTCATAGCATTAAGCGCATGAATCAGAAGCATAAAAATGAGCCCAAGAATCGAGCACTTCAGAATATTGTGTTTTCAATTCTACAG GCAGAGGATGAAACAAGAGCCAAGAGGGCGCTTACTACTCTATGTGAACTTCACCGGAGAAAGGTGTGGTTTGATGATAGAACAGCTAATGCTATCTGTAAAGCGTGTTTTCATTCATCATCAAG GATCATGATAGCTGCGCTATCATTTCTTCTTGACTATGAGGatattgaagatgatgatgatagtGATGCTTCAAGTGATGAAGATGATGTGACTACTCACACACCACAAGCCATCCTTAGTAAGGAAGCTGTCTATAAG GCGCACCATAAAGGTACAACATCtagcaagaaaaaaaagaaggcaAAACTACAGCGTGCCATGCGTAGCATGAAAAAGCAGCAACGCCTGTCATCAGAAAAGAACTCTACAAGTTATTACTCTCCTCTTAATCATCTAATTGATGCACAG GGATTTGCTGAGAAGCTATTTTCTCGTCTTCAAACTTGCAATGAACGTTTTGAG gttaaaatgatgttgttgaAAGTGATTGCTCGTACTATTGGACTTCACCGATTAATTTTGCTaaatttttacccttttctCCAAAAGTATGTTCAG CCTCATCAACGTGATATCACCAATTTACTTGCCGCTGCTGTTCAGGCTTGCCATGATATG GTGCCTCCTGATGCTGTTGAACCTTTATTCAAACAGATTGTGAATCAATTTGTACATGATCGTTCACGTACAGAG GCCATTGCTGTTGGGCTGAATGTCGTTAGGGAAATTTGTCTGCGAATGCCTCTG TTGATGACAGAAGACTTGCTGCAAGATCTTGTATTATACAAGAAATCACATGAGAAGGCAGTTTCAGCTGCAGCTCGTTCGCTTGTCACTTTGTTTAGAGAG GTTTGCCCTTCATTGCTGGTGAAGAAGGATCGTGGGCGCCCTGTTGACCCTAAGGCAAGGCCTAGAGCATATGGAGAAGTCAGTGTTGCTAGCGATGTTCCCGGTGTTGAGTTGTTACAACATGATGAAGACAGTGATGGTAGTGGGGATGACACTGATGAATCCACATTTGGTGGCTCTGATGACAATCATGATAATTATGGTAAGACCACTGTTGATATTGATGAAGAAAGTCAATTGCATAGTGATGGTACTGGAAATGAGGAAGATGATGGTGAAGGTGATGATACagtagatgaagatgatgatgatggtaaTGTTGGTGATGAAGATGATGGTATTAGTGtcagtgatgatgatgataatagtGATAATGAGGATGAGGATGTAGAGACAGAGGAAGACGAGGAACTTGAAGAAGGTAATGGTGTTCCTAAAAATTATGACAATGATGCTGGAAATAGCGGACTAGTTTCTAAAGAATCTAAAGcaaggaagagaaaatattctgATTTTGATGAACAACTTATTGCGTCTGATACTAGTCTTCGGGCTCTAAAGAAATTGGCGGAAGCAAAAATAGGTCATGCCTCTTCTGACTCAGCTGATGGTATTCTTTCTAATGAAGACTTCCAAAGGATCAAGGAACTGAAG GCAAAGAAAGATGCAAAGCTTGCTTTGGCTCAGCAAGGATTCAAGGTTCCAAGTTCAGATCAACTCAGCGTTAAGCGTGTGGACCCAGCCAAGCTTGAA GCTCATGTACGGCAAAAGTTAAGCAAGGAAGAAAGGCTTGCATTAGTTAGAGCAGGTAGGGAGGACAGAGGGAAATTTATGGCTCGAACTGCTGTAAAACAGAAAAAG ACGGGTGGTTTGAGCAATCGGCAGAAGGAGCACAAGAAGGCTATGCCCCTTGCTGCCAAAAGAGCCAAGGCAGCTAAATCTCgtgaggagaagaagaaaaagcacAACCGATCTGGCAAGCAGTTCCGGGGAAGGAAAGCCTGGAAATGA